A genome region from Panicum virgatum strain AP13 chromosome 4K, P.virgatum_v5, whole genome shotgun sequence includes the following:
- the LOC120704867 gene encoding diacylglycerol O-acyltransferase 1-2-like: MKYGLLIRAGFWFSARSLGDWPLLMCCLTLPIFPLVALMAEKLIRRKLIGEHVVILLHIIITTSVIIYPAVVILK; this comes from the exons ATGAAG TATGGCCTATTGATAAGAGCTGGATTTTGGTTCAGTGCAAGGTCACTGGGAGACTGGCCCCTTCTTATGTGCTG CCTCACGTTACCAATTTTCCCACTTGTTGCGCTCATGGCTGAGAAGCTGATTAGAAGGAAGCTCATTGGTGAACAT GTGGTTATTCTTCTCCATATCATTATTACAACATCTGTCATCATCTATCCAGCTGTTGTGATTCTTAAGTAA